The following proteins come from a genomic window of Amaranthus tricolor cultivar Red isolate AtriRed21 chromosome 14, ASM2621246v1, whole genome shotgun sequence:
- the LOC130799540 gene encoding probable trehalose-phosphate phosphatase F isoform X2, with the protein MPYSPTGSSFSSGMYIPISKKKPGLLEDVLSNGWLDAMKSSSPPHKRHFKDFSVEIALDDTNFLYSSWMTKHPSALASFGQITDFAKGKKIAIFLDYDGTLSPIVDDPDRALMADDMRSAVINVAKYFPTAIISGRSRDKVYDLLGLAELHYAGSHGMDIMSPMHRISDRNSNLNDSIDTQDKQASLFQPATEFLPMIDEVFRTLVDTTKDIKGAIVENHKFCASVHYRNVEEKNWPTIAQLVHDVLKNYPRLRLTHGRKVLEVRPVIDWDKGKAVEFLLESLGLSNKDDVLPIYIGDDKTDEDAFKVLRKGNRGYGILVSPMPKETKALYSLKDPSEVKQFLEALVKWWEQNHSQYKQEEQLIN; encoded by the exons ATGCCTTACTCTCCGACAGGATCATCGTTCTCATCGGGGATGTACATACCAATTTCTAAGAAAAAACCTGGCTTGCTTGAAGATGTTCTTTCCAATGGGTGGTTAGATGCCATGAAATCATCTTCCCCTCCTCACAAACGACACTTTAAGGACTTCAGTGTCGAGATTGCTTTAGACGACACTAACTTTCTTTATTCTTCTTGGATG ACTAAGCATCCATCTGCCTTGGCTTCCTTTGGGCAAATCACTGATTTCGCGAAGGGTAAGAAGATTGCTATATTTTTGGACTATGACGGAACACTTTCTCCAATAGTCGACGACCCTGATCGTGCACTAATGGCTGATGAT ATGCGTTCTGCAGTTATAAACGTTGCCAAGTATTTTCCGACAGCAATCATTAGTGGAAGAAGCCGCGATAAG GTATATGATTTATTAGGTCTAGCAGAACTGCACTATGCTGGTAGTCATGGTATGGATATCATGAGTCCTATGCACAGAATTTCCGATAGAAATTCTAACTTAAATGACTCCATTGACACGCAG GATAAGCAAGCGAGTCTTTTCCAGCCTGCTACCGAATTTTTACCCATGATCGATGAG GTTTTTAGAACCCTTGTCGACACAACCAAGGATATAAAAGGCGCGATAGTAGAGAATCACAAGTTTTGTGCGTCTGTACATTATCGAAATGTTGAAGAGAAG AATTGGCCAACTATTGCTCAGCTTGTTCATGATGTCCTTAAGAATTACCCTCGTTTACGTTTAACTCATGGGCGTAAG GTTTTAGAGGTTCGACCTGTTATTGACTGGGACAAGGGGAAGGCCGTGGAGTTTCTGCTCGAATCCCTTG GCTTAAGTAACAAAGATGATGTGCTCCCAATCTATATCGGAGATGACAAGACCGATGAAGATGCATTTAAG GTGCTTCGAAAGGGAAACCGAGGTTATGGTATACTCGTATCACCGATGCCAAAAGAGACTAAGGCATTGTATTCTCTCAAGGATCCTTCAGAG GTAAAGCAATTTCTGGAAGCCCTAGTAAAATGGTGGGAGCAGAATCACTCCCAGTACAAACAAGAGGAACAATTAATTAACTAG
- the LOC130799540 gene encoding probable trehalose-phosphate phosphatase F isoform X1 — protein MISGQPSPVLTDPAPINQRLGAHPNLMPYSPTGSSFSSGMYIPISKKKPGLLEDVLSNGWLDAMKSSSPPHKRHFKDFSVEIALDDTNFLYSSWMTKHPSALASFGQITDFAKGKKIAIFLDYDGTLSPIVDDPDRALMADDMRSAVINVAKYFPTAIISGRSRDKVYDLLGLAELHYAGSHGMDIMSPMHRISDRNSNLNDSIDTQDKQASLFQPATEFLPMIDEVFRTLVDTTKDIKGAIVENHKFCASVHYRNVEEKNWPTIAQLVHDVLKNYPRLRLTHGRKVLEVRPVIDWDKGKAVEFLLESLGLSNKDDVLPIYIGDDKTDEDAFKVLRKGNRGYGILVSPMPKETKALYSLKDPSEVKQFLEALVKWWEQNHSQYKQEEQLIN, from the exons ATGATTTCAGGCCAACCCTCCCCTGTTCTGACTGATCCTGCACCCATCAATCAGAGACTTGGGGCTCATCCGAACTTGATGCCTTACTCTCCGACAGGATCATCGTTCTCATCGGGGATGTACATACCAATTTCTAAGAAAAAACCTGGCTTGCTTGAAGATGTTCTTTCCAATGGGTGGTTAGATGCCATGAAATCATCTTCCCCTCCTCACAAACGACACTTTAAGGACTTCAGTGTCGAGATTGCTTTAGACGACACTAACTTTCTTTATTCTTCTTGGATG ACTAAGCATCCATCTGCCTTGGCTTCCTTTGGGCAAATCACTGATTTCGCGAAGGGTAAGAAGATTGCTATATTTTTGGACTATGACGGAACACTTTCTCCAATAGTCGACGACCCTGATCGTGCACTAATGGCTGATGAT ATGCGTTCTGCAGTTATAAACGTTGCCAAGTATTTTCCGACAGCAATCATTAGTGGAAGAAGCCGCGATAAG GTATATGATTTATTAGGTCTAGCAGAACTGCACTATGCTGGTAGTCATGGTATGGATATCATGAGTCCTATGCACAGAATTTCCGATAGAAATTCTAACTTAAATGACTCCATTGACACGCAG GATAAGCAAGCGAGTCTTTTCCAGCCTGCTACCGAATTTTTACCCATGATCGATGAG GTTTTTAGAACCCTTGTCGACACAACCAAGGATATAAAAGGCGCGATAGTAGAGAATCACAAGTTTTGTGCGTCTGTACATTATCGAAATGTTGAAGAGAAG AATTGGCCAACTATTGCTCAGCTTGTTCATGATGTCCTTAAGAATTACCCTCGTTTACGTTTAACTCATGGGCGTAAG GTTTTAGAGGTTCGACCTGTTATTGACTGGGACAAGGGGAAGGCCGTGGAGTTTCTGCTCGAATCCCTTG GCTTAAGTAACAAAGATGATGTGCTCCCAATCTATATCGGAGATGACAAGACCGATGAAGATGCATTTAAG GTGCTTCGAAAGGGAAACCGAGGTTATGGTATACTCGTATCACCGATGCCAAAAGAGACTAAGGCATTGTATTCTCTCAAGGATCCTTCAGAG GTAAAGCAATTTCTGGAAGCCCTAGTAAAATGGTGGGAGCAGAATCACTCCCAGTACAAACAAGAGGAACAATTAATTAACTAG